The DNA segment TGATTGGTTCTCAAATCTTTCGTAGGTCAAAAGCTCCTAAAACTTGTTTTCATTGTATTTATAACAAGTAGAAACGAacccggacgaaaataccctctttgagccgaagtgggAAACACAACAAACTTTTTACATTTCATATGCCGCACAGTGCGCCGTACTATGCGTCGCATTAGTGTAGTTTACACGGTTGTAAACTCTCTGAACTCCAATGTCTGAGTGCGTCGCAGTAGTGCCTTTTCTTGTCATGCCAAAAAAACCCAGTCTCTAAACTTGTCAAACTTCTGACGCAAATTTGCACTAATGCGTCCCACACTACTACGCTTGGTGCATCGTATTAGTCCATTTGTTCTGGCCCTTGCACTTTCTTCCCAATTTCTTATGCAATGCCTATCCAAGGCCCCAGATGCGATCCCAATTTAATTCTTTGGCTTTTAGTAAGACTTCAAAGCTCAAATTATTCGATTTAGCTCCAATTTATCCTTTTAACTCGGAATCGTTTCCTGCAAGGTATAAAATACGTAATAAGTGCAAATCACCATCATTTAAGCTCAACCACCCGTAAAATGCAGTAATTTAGAGTATAAACTATGGCTAAAACAcaggtttctagcctaccatcagtgGCCTAATTTCATAAATTTAATTGATCCTATCGAACGGATTTTATGTTAAATAcatattaaatttaaaatctaATTACTAGCACTTGCAGTTATCGTTCTAAAAATTAGAACCCGTAAAATTGAAATTCGGACTCCACCTCTATTCATTAGCAACATGGCCATGAACAGTGAACTTGGAGCATTTCATGACTAATGcaaaatttttatataaatatatagtaaATTATATCGATTCTAAACTCGTTGACTCTATACGATGGATTCACCTCTTTGCTAACTAAAGTCGTGAAggttttttttctattttataaatctcaataaatagcttcttttttaTCGAATAAGGTGCATAAGTAATTTACTCTCGTCACCTTAAAATTGGCTAAACCTAAATATGGCGCAGCTTTGGACAATCAATGATTCAAGAAGTTAAAAAAGGTGAGATCAGGGACGGAGCTAAGTGAGCGGAAGGGATTCAGTCGTATCTCATTTGCCGAGAAAAATATTATGTATATAAggtaaatttatttttcatgtatatatattaggTGTTGAATAACTTTAGCTTCTTTgcgtatttatttttaaatcctcTTGATGAAAATCATGCTTCCGTCACTACGTGAGATATGCTCGTTTTGTATGGATGCTCCACAAGTTTCAATTGTAGTCTACAATAATAATTACGCCTTAATCACAAACAAATTATAGGAATCCTTACTCCACTTAATTAAGTTTCAACTACTGTCCAAATTAAATATAACAGTTGTTAAGAATTAATGATTTATGAACAAAGTGCAGGCTGTAAGGTAGATAGAGCTACTTTTTGTCCATTTAAAAGTGCTTTTAATGGTAAAAAAAGCTAGAAGCAAGCCTTCTTTATTTCCTACTTAATATTTTTGGatggtttgaagtttgaatagtTTTTATTCTATGTTCATAAAGAATGTATCGTAAATTTAGATAGTGCTATACAAAGTACAAATAAGACACTGACAAAGGGCTTCTCCTTATTTTCTGAACAAATTAAATAAAGGGATTTTACTTGACTTAGCTAGCGTTTGGATATAGATTTtcaaatttattctgaaaaatttgattttggtgaaatttgatttgaagatgaaaatgtgtttggacatttGTTTTGgctgaagtttggtttgaaaaaatatgaaacatgacttatacccacaagttttaaaaactatcacaaatacccaacagtaccattatcaataacattcattatattatcgcaaaccatagtcctgaacatatataaatttgatacaaaattattatttttataatgaactacatgatacactatcaaaTGACCGAGAAGACAAAGCAAcatcgttacaaaataataaattgtgagttcttttataaaatacaaaattttgaggcaatttttaaaaaatataatagtgatactCAATTTTGTACCATATCTTCGTAGAGCTTGCTTCTGTTGGTCCCAAATTCGAATAAAACAGGGTTATGGGATTAGGTGTACCACATCATATGAAAATTTAAATTATTAGAGACGAAGTACTTTCATTTACTCATTTTAGTACCATGTCGTGTGAGCTTGCTCTTAATGCTGGTTTCAAATTCGAATAAAAGAAGTTTACGGTAGGCTCACAAccaacttaaactttcaatttatgATTAGAGACGAAGTACTTTTATTTTCTCAATTTTATGTTTACACATCTCCATTTGCAGGTGGTTTAGCATACAATAAGACTCAAATCCACTAAATCGCCTATTTTTTCAATAATATAAATGAGAATATAATTAAACCAACAATAGAGTAtcgtgcatatatatatatatatatatatatatatatatatatatatatatatatatatatatataagagagagagaggagacaCACAGTAATAAAACATTATATACATTAACAATTAAAGCAAATGTTTGTACACTAACAATGACAATTGACCTCTTCGTCATTTAATTTCTTTAACCCTCTCAAATTCTGTTACTTTTCACTCTTATCTTATTTCCTGGCAAGTGGGTAAAATGACAGCATTTTGCCAGTAGTTAAAGTTGTTGTCCTTATCAAAAAGGTCATAAGAAACTTGCAAAATAAAGCAAAATGAGTTCTTCaaccaaaaccaaccaagtactataGTACTATATAATTTGaacaataaaatattaaaaatactaTCCACTTATCTTTCTATTCATGGCTTTTTGATTTATTATACTTACTGTCAGTACACTTAATCTGGTTGGCTTCCACTGAATAATCCAATCATACTATAGCACAAAGAGTAAAGGGGGGCCATACCAAATTTCCTCTAGGACAGAATCATTGTTGGAACCTTTATCCCTAGTTTTTGTACAACCCCTACTATTTGTGTTATAATAATAGTATTGTTCGGATCAATTTACACGCATCTTATTAATTAGTTTTCATTAGCACATATATTTGATAATTCTGATCAATCAAGTCGGGGCGGATGTAGCTTGATAGTACCGAATTCACTTGAACTCAATACTTTTGACGCGGAGTAtgattttatatataaaaattcacaaaaattgtaataatatgattttatattttaaaattcacTAAAAATTCAATAAATAGCATACATGAACTCATAACTTCTAAGATATAATGAATTCAATACTAAAAACACCAAATATTGAACACATatagtttaaattctgaatctgtCTATGCAATTAAGCAGTAACGGAAGTAAGATTTTCACAAGGGAATTCAAAAATTAACAAAGTAAATAGTAAATATGCTAAGAAACTAAGGGTTCAACATGAAGGAAAAAGAATTAACCTTATATACACAGTATAATTTTTGGCGAAGGGGATTTGGCAGAACCCCCTTCTGCCCACCTAGCTTCGCCCCTGCAATTAAGGCTTAAGCagatgaaaaaaaattattttttgttggtCTCAAGTGAAATTTTAATAGTAAACTTTCACGAATTTTATATCTACTTCATTAACCACTTGACTGCAACTcaatatgtttttctttttcattcttaaCAAATACCAAAAAAATTCTAAACCATCCAATACCAAAACAAAAAAGGCTCCAGCTATTATGGTATGCTAAGCTGGCACCAGTTGTTGCCCATGCATCCAATCCAAGAAATTCACAAGCTTTTTGCCCTCTTCTTTATAGCTCTCATCTCCTTCTACTTACTATAAATACTTGTCCTCTTTAAATCCCATTCCCCACAAAAACAAACATCACACATTCTAATTAGTACAAGTAAATTTTTATATAAGTTAAGAGCTAAAATGGGGTCAAGAATTTTCTTGGTTCTAGCACTTGTGTTTAGTTCTTGCATGGTTTCTTATGGTGGAAATTTCTTTCAAGAATTTGACTTTACTTGGGGTGGAAATAGGGCTAAGATTTTCAATGGAGGTCAGCTTATGTCTTTGTCTTTGGACAAAGTTTCTGGCTCTGGTTTTCAATCTAAGAAAGAGTATCTCTTTGGGAGAATTGATATGCAAATCAAACTTGTTGCTGGAAATTCTGCTGGAACTGTCACTACATACTATGTAAGTAttctttacaaaaaaaattaaagaaagcaAAGTTGAACACATTATTTTATGGTTAGCAATAATATTAGTAGTTCATTTGGAAGGAAATCACGGAACAATGGTAAAGTCGTTTCGGTGGAAGGAGAATCGCCACTAATGTTTGTATTAGTGTAGGCTGTTTACATCACATCCCTATTGTGCGGCCTTTTTTCGGACCCTACATGAATACGAAATACTTTGGATATTAAACTGCTCTTTTTTTAATATAGTAATATTAGTAATTAATTCATTTACTTGAAAAGAATGTTTGTGAAAGCTATTTGTAATTTAATTTACAAGTTCGATCGAATCTAGTAGCTTTGATTCGTCCCGTATTTGTcacaaaaaattattaaatatatactaagaattattaatttagaaaatTCAATAACTTAAACATCACATTTTTAGTATGTGCCTACTTTAAGAAAGTGAAATTTGATTCATGTTGATATAACCACAAATTATGCCTACTCTTATGTATTGTGGTCTTATGAAACAACTTGGTTGGTACTCATGTGACTATTTTGGTGTGGCcaagaatttttctttttagctGTTAATTTTTATTTGTGATAATGACTTCTTTAAATTCCCTATTCCTTTTCCTTTAATTATTTGGATTCCTCATGCATATTACATGGAGTATATCAAACTTTACAAGTTTTCAACTCTTTTCTCATAATATTGTACTCATCCCAATCCTTTATAGCTCTAATTAGTAAATAAATATTgccttttttttttactaattatttatttgcttttatTGCAGTTATCTTCTCAGGGACCCACACATGATGAAATTGACTTTGAATTCTTGGGAAATGTTACTGGTGAACCTTATATTCTCCACACAAACATTTATGCCCAAGGCAAAGGAAACAAAGAGCAGCAATTTTACCTTTGGTTTGATCCTACCAAGAACTTCCACACCTACTCAATCATATGGAAACCCCAACATATCATGTAAGCAAAGCCCTCAATATTAATTATCTCAACATATTACCAAACaattaacaaattaaaagaatttaaaaatcTGTGTACGATATTTTTAGACCGGCAGATTAAGCTAGCATTTGAACAAAGATTTGGTTAACTTGAAAAAAAGGAGTTTTTGAAGttatgttgaaaaataatttttaaatgttAAAGCCAGTTTTTGAAAACTTGAAAATTTTGAACTTCAAAAATAGATCATATTCCACGACcaaacaatatttttaatttttttttgaaaaaaaagtagCCAAAAATCTATGGTCTGAGCTAAGTTGATATCTAACAAAAGTAGCATGCATGATCTAGTAACTAGAAAAATATGTCAAAAAATCTATTATaacatagttaaattaggctgaTAGTGTCAAAAGATGTACCTAGACTACAAGGATTGATTTCTATTCATATTTATCATTAACTAAAACCTATCTTGCTTGAGCTTTTCAAAACGTTGTCGTACCCGTGTCACATGCCTTGTTTTTTAAGGATCGGACAAGAACATGAtagtatttttaaaaagttcgaACAACGTAGCAAAAAATACAAGATTTTCCttgatccaatataacattttctcatatttactttttatatatttcagtttcttggtcgacaacacaccaataagaGTTTACAAGAATGCTGAATCCATTGGTGTGCCATTTCCCAAGAACCAGCCCATGAGAATTTACTCTAGCCTTTGGAATGCTGATGATTGGGCAACAAGAGGAGGCCTAGTGAAAACTGATTGGTCTAAAGCACCATTTACAGCCTACTATAGAAATTTCAATTCTCAAACTTTTAGCAGTTCACAATTTTCAAATGAAAAATGGCAAAATCAAGAACTTGATGCCAATGGCAGAAGAAGACTCAGATGGGTGCAGAGGAATTTCATGATTTATAATTATTGTACTGATTTTAAGAGGTTTCCTCAGGGTTTTCCTCCAGAATGCAAAAGATTTTGAGTGATATTAGTTGGTTTTTGTGTAATTCTTTGATGTGTTTGTGGTTTTATTTTGTTAGATTATAGCAACCAAAATAAATGTATTTTTCTCGTTTTATTTTGTATCTTTTTCGAAGCTTGTAGTTCATCttgtatctaatttgtttgaTATCCTTTATGATACTTCTAAAGTTTAAGTTACATAAAATCGTTCAGTATAAAATTTTTTTTACACTATCATATCACTCGATGGATATCTGTAATTAAATTTACTTAAAATATGAGAtttgtcattttaaaaataaaacagatTACATGCTGTAACAgataaattttcttttctttatctcaTCAATCTTGATAGTCTTTTGTTTCCTTAAATGATCTCAAATTCTCAATAATAAATGAATCCCAAATTACATCCTAGTTTTGAAATTAAACGAAGGCAAATTGCAAAGGAGTAACATAGGCAAGCTTGTTGCAAATGAGTAACCTTAGTTACTTTTTGCTCTTATATTAGCTCTTTCTACTACTTGTTCAATGCGTTGGGGCTCGGCTCGTTTGAAAACTTAATATTGGGCCAAATCAGTTCAAAGATATACTCTTAATATGGTGTGATATTATCTACTTCGGGTTAAACCCGCACAATTTTTTCCAAAAGATCTCACACCATTAAGAGATCTTTATACCTTATATGTATGCTCTCAATATTTTCAACTACCCGTGGGAAACTTTATTCGCATACTCAATAATCTCTCCTCGAACTAAGTTTCAGGTGGCTCACTACCACGACCCATGAGTCTATCCCTCGAACCAAGCTTCACGTGGTCTACTACCACGATCTACGGGTCAATATTCAACCTTCATCTGTACCACAACATGGAGTTAAAGGAATTTTTTAGACGAAAATGCGTTGGCAAGGTCCTAAAGGGGATCTTTGCTATGGGAATCGAATCATTGTTAGAAGAGATATTATTCTCAACTCCCAAGTTATTGAGATTACAAATATTTCAAAAGGTTATAACCTAACTTATTTTTAAGATTCAATTTTTTATAGAAAATTACCTGTATATATTTGTTGACTGATCTGATAATATATACTAAAAAATTTCTACACTGTCAACGACGTATATAAGTTATTCTTATTTTAAACTGCTGGTTAATTACTGATTCAGTTAATTAATAATTTGAAAAACCTTCGgaatattgaaagaaaaataatcTTTTTCTCCTCACCAACCTTTGCCATAAAAGGCTCCATTAACCTTAAGATGGTAATGGGATGCTAAAGCTATTTGTTCTCCATTAATTATCTTAATAATGTTTCCAAAAGATGCCAATAATTTATTATGAAGAGTTCAAGCTTGCACTTTGAATTGCGAACACGTAGTACAAGCCGAAAAAACAGCCGGAAATTGATACTGTATAACCGTTTTTTAAAATaatagccaaaaatatatatatatatattctttgtaTATTATGTACAAAAGTTATAcagtttatatattttttcgtctagctaatataaataatttctgacCGATAATAATACCCCAAAAAGCAGCTAAGTACAAATTATGTGGGCCATGGACAAATGATGGTGATGGGCTTGATTTGTTTAAATTTTATGGGCCCATGTTATGGCCCACTTTCCTACCTCGCATATTTTCTATTTTCAAGGAATTCATTAGCTTGTTAGGACTGTCttctttaaaatatatatttaacaaaTTTCCATAGTTATCTTATACGTATGGTTGCCTTCGATGTGCAACAAATAGAAAGATCAATTCTGAAATATGACGCATGatcttttcctatttttatttatttatttatttgagttattaaaGTTGACTAATTTTATAAAGTTGTTCGATAATTTttttaacaataacaacaaaccttAGACAGACGTACCTAATGATAAAGAATATTGGAATCCTCGCTCAATATTTTTCTTAACAAACTAATAATAATGGACCTTCACAGACAGCATAAATTCTACTACGATTTCAGTTTTAATAATTATTCTTAGCGAATTATATAGGTTTGTTGACTTCTACTCCTCGAACTCCAACAGAACTCGAAAACCACAGAAAACAAAAAGGATTGTAAAATATATCTCAGAGAGAACTCTCCTAAAGTCTACATAGGATATTAAAATTAATTGCCAAGATAATATAAGCATATACATGATATTGAAGTTAATTGTTTTCCTCTGTTTCAAATTGTAATTTATTTCAAATATCCTCATTAAGTTTAGTGACCATTTAAGAAATTAACTCTAAGAAACAATCCAAAACAAAATGTGCTGAACTAATAGCacataataaaagtaaaagaaaagcaatatgataaaaaaaaatgaaatcagTGAATACGGCAGACTAATGCTCCGTTTTCTCTATATAAAAATGCAGCCCGgtgtactaagctcccgctatgcacaGGGTCCAGGGAAAAAGTGGACCACAAAGATCTTTTGTACACAGCTTTACTCTGCATTTTTGCTAGAAGCTGTTTCCGCGACCTCCTGGTCACGAGGCAACTTTACCAGCTCCCCTTCTCCTTTTCTCTATATCTTAATCCTAATAATAGTTATCAAGGAGCAAACATTGAGtatgaatataaagatatttAAGTAGGGACTCTACAGATATCAAACTTTAGCCCATAGTTGTAGAAGAAACTTTTCAAGATACAAAGCAATCACTTTGCAGTATTGAGTACGAAGAGTATATCTCATTTTAGAAGAGGTATTAAGAATTATAGCTTCAAACATAATTATATAATCTGGGATTCTCAACTATCTACAAGTCCCCTTTCATAACTAGTTTCTTATCTGATTCCAAGTAGAGTTAACACAAGCAGGTATTTAGCTCACTGATGCTTCTTTCGGCCTCGCTTTGCCCTTGCTTTGATATCTtctttctcagattttgaactgaATGATTCTATCTTTTGAACAGCTTTTTCTTCTATATGACTGGCAAATGTCAC comes from the Nicotiana tabacum cultivar K326 chromosome 14, ASM71507v2, whole genome shotgun sequence genome and includes:
- the LOC107778234 gene encoding xyloglucan endotransglucosylase protein 1, yielding MGSRIFLVLALVFSSCMVSYGGNFFQEFDFTWGGNRAKIFNGGQLMSLSLDKVSGSGFQSKKEYLFGRIDMQIKLVAGNSAGTVTTYYLSSQGPTHDEIDFEFLGNVTGEPYILHTNIYAQGKGNKEQQFYLWFDPTKNFHTYSIIWKPQHIIFLVDNTPIRVYKNAESIGVPFPKNQPMRIYSSLWNADDWATRGGLVKTDWSKAPFTAYYRNFNSQTFSSSQFSNEKWQNQELDANGRRRLRWVQRNFMIYNYCTDFKRFPQGFPPECKRF